Sequence from the Cryptococcus neoformans var. grubii H99 chromosome 3, complete sequence genome:
CTCAGCGACGAATCGGAGTCGGCCAAAGTTCATGTTACCGCCAGAGATGACGGCGACAAAGCGTTTACCGGCGCCTTGGAGGTTGTTTCGGATAATGTGGGCCTTCAGACCTGCGAGGGAGAGGGCGCCGGACGGTTCGGGGACGGACCGGGTTTCTACGTGGGGTTTTAGCTGCAAAGTTTTTTGAGGGATTATAAAATTGAAAACGGGGACACACCTTCAAAGACATCCTTGATGGCGGCGCAAATCTCGTCATTGTTGACGAGCACGATGCCGTCCAAAAAGTTTTTGCAAACTCGAAAAGGTTCTTCGCCGACGAGCCTTACAGCGGTGCCGTCTGCAAACGGTCCAACTTCATCGAGGAGGACCCTCTTTCCGGCCTTGAGTGAACGGTCCATGGCATCGCCGTCGACGGTCTCGACACCGTATATTCTGACGCTGGGTTTGGCGACACGTTTCATGTACGCTGCGATACCGGCTGCAAGACCGCCTCCGCCGACGGAAGCGAATATGCCGTCGATTTGATCGGCATCTGTGACTTGGCGGCAGATTTCCATGGCGACTGTTCCCTGGCCGGCGACGACGTAGGGGTTGTCGTAAGGGGGGACGAAGGTGAGgcctttttccttttcgagGCGGAGACATTCGGCCTTGGCTTCGTCAAAGTCGCGGCCGTGGAGGACGACGGTGGCGCCGAGACGCTGGACGTTGCGCCATTTGATGGAGGGGGTGGAGACGGGCATGACGACGATGGCGGGGATGTTGAGTGCGTGGCCGGAGAGGGCGACGCCCTGTGCGTGGTTGCCTAGTGTTGTGTTAGTTGGTGTACGAGTTATTATTATAGATGCGGGGCATACCGGCAGAGCATGTGATgacacccttcttcttttcttcgtcCGAGAGACTCGCCATCATGTTGTAAGCGCCGCGGATCTTGAATGAGAATACGGGTTGGAGGTCTTCGCGCTTGATCCAGATCTGTGCGGGGTGAGCATGTGCAGCGGTGCGGCGGTGGACGCACCTCGTTGCCGAGACGGGCGGAGAGGTTGACGGCGTATGTGAGGGGCGTTTccttgaggttgaggggGGCCGAGTAGACCTTGGCTGGGCGGGGTGAGTATCTGTGGGGGCAGGGCGGGGAGCAGCTCACACATCAAGATCATCCTGAGATAGTCGGGCACCTGTTGTCCGTGGGCATCGGGGACGAGGAGATGNNGCAGATGGAGTGAAAGAAATGCGCGGCGGCTATTTGCGCGAGTCTAAATACTCCTCGCTCTCACTCCCCCCCGTCCCACACGATGGCATCCCAGAAGGGGGCCCACTACCACGCCGCACTCGCCCACGCCCTCACCGCCGGCGCCTGGGCCCACGCTGCCCCCGCCGCCACCCCCCGCCAGGCGCCCCTCTCCTGGCCAGAGCTCCTCCGCAAGTGGGGCAAGCACACCCAGCACGGTATGTTTTTTATTtcccccccgccccccccACTAACAGCCCCAGACACAACCCTCGTGCACCACCTGCGGGacatctccctcctctaCCTCTCCGCCACCAACCGCCCCGCCCACTGGAACCCCTTCctcgcccccgccccgccCAGCTCCCACCTCAGCACGTCCCCCCCCACCTCCGCAGAGAGCGAGTCCCccaccgcctcctcctttgtCCACGTCCCCCGCCCCCATCTCAGGCGACGCCGGCCCCCGCCAGCCACCCCCTCCGATGGCGCCCCCGCCCGCCCCGCCGCGTACCTCAGCGCAGCCGACCTCGATGGCGACGACGCCCACGACCAGCGCGCCTGGAGCGAGAGCCACGTGTGGTGGTCCGGCGTGCCCCCCGACGACGCCGCCGAAGCCACCAGCGACCTCGAAGCCCTCATTGCCAGCGGCCGCCTGCCCCCCCCGGAACTCGAGTCCGCAAAGCTCGTCCTCGCCTACCACCTCCATGCCGCCGGAGCCCACGACGCCGCACTCGCCCGCTACGACACCGTCGACTGGGCAGCCGACAGCACGGCAGGCGTCGTCCACGGAGACGCTGCAGTCGTCGACAGGCTGAGGGCACGCTGTCTCCAGGGTCTCTGCTACGAGCTCTCCTCGACGCCCAGCCCCGCACTCGCCCTCCAGTCCTACCTCGCAACCGTCCCGCTCTTCCAGTCCGTCACCACCGCCAACCCCTCGTTCGATGCCTACCGCGAAGCCTACCGCTTCCTCGCCACCGCCCTCTTCCGCGCAACCATCCTCTCTGCCCGTCGGCCCCCAGAAACGGGCTCGCAGACACTCAAGATCCTCCGCACCTTTCACGCCTACAGCGCCTCATGGCCCGCCTCGTTCAGACCCGTCCAGCGCCAAAAGATGCTCATCCTCTACCTCCGCGCGCTGTACGCCGCCCCATTCACCCCCTCCACCCTGCTGTATCCATCCCCCGCATCGTCCCTTTCACCGAGACAGCagtgggaaaaggaagtaTCGCTCGCACTCAAGAACGGCCAGGCCCTGCTTGAACAGAGCACCACTTTTCCACGCGCCGGTGCCGTCAACCACCCCGTCGTCCTCTTTTCCCAACTCGCCATCCAGCTGtacaccctcctcccccgcTCCCGTGCCCTTTCCGACCAAgtcctcaacctcctctgGTGGGCCACCACACTCACAttccaatcccaatccGTCCTTCGCTCCCTTGTCCGTATCCTCGCCGACAGACAAGAATACAGCGACGCCAAACGTGTATTCGAGCTCTACGTCGGCCTCGTCCTCAAAGCACGGCAAACAGCCCAGCCCGAGATCTCCCTCCAGCTCCAGCGCCGGCCCACCGACGACGATGCCGCCCACCCTACCGACATCCAACGCCAAGCATCCCAAGCCACCCGCGCCGTCGACCCCGCCTCCCCCGCAACCGAAGCCCTGGTAAAACAAGCAACGTCCGCATCGTACGAAGCGGACGGCGATACCGATTTCGTGCCGACCTTGTTGGCAGGTGCGAAATGGTTGACGGAAGGGTTGAATGAGCCGGAAGAAGCTTGGAGGTATGCGTGTCTCGCCGGGGATGTCGTTCAGATTAGTAAGCTGGCAAGCGCGGATACCAAGCAGCTTGAAGCGAGGGTGGAGGAAGTCAAGGGGATTGTTCGAATGCTCATGGCTAGGAGTGTGTCCATTTTTTTGTTCtatttcttttcatccaaGAGCTAACAATAAACAAAGACGTAAACCCGCACGAAAGAGCAAACTaccaatcccaatccctCAACCACCTCAcattctccaccaccatctcccCTACACCCACGTCCCTCTACCACCTCTCACACACCTACGCCCAAGCGCGAAAAATCCCACAAGCGATCGACGCTATCCGCAAGAGTCTCGAGATGGACGAGAAGAATGTAGAGGGCTGGCATCTTTTGGGTGTGTTGTTGACGAGTATGCGGGATTGGGAAGCGGCGAGAATGGCGGTCGAGGCTGGGTGGAGAGtctgggaggagagggatgaAAAGGACCGgcggatggaggaggagggggagggtaCGGCGGTGGAAGATTTGATAGGGACAAGACCCGAAATCACCTCTAAAGATTTTGCTGCGCCTTTTACCAACACCACGGGTTCATCACCCCTCGTCCTTCCTACAGGTACACTCCCACCCCTCCCACCCCTCCCCGAATCCCCACCCACACCGTCTTCCAAACTCGCCCAGGTCATCAGGCTGAGAATGACCTTGAATATGATTATCGAAAAGACACTGGGTTGTGAAGAGGCAATGGTCAGGCAGCAAGAGTTGTTTGCATTCTTCTCCGCGAGGTGTTCGCTTGCGGCGGCCACTAAGCAGTCCCAGtctggtggtggaggtgggggagagaaaaaggaggtGCCGGATAGGGAAGATGGGTTGGGTGAGAGTTTTGTGAATATCAAAGAACAAGGTGGGTAACTCTCTccccctttccttctcattA
This genomic interval carries:
- a CDS encoding threonine ammonia-lyase, biosynthetic, with product MILMSKVYSAPLNLKETPLTYAVNLSARLGNEIWIKREDLQPVFSFKIRGAYNMMASLSDEEKKKGVITCSAGNHAQGVALSGHALNIPAIVVMPVSTPSIKWRNVQRLGATVVLHGRDFDEAKAECLRLEKEKGLTFVPPYDNPYVVAGQGTVAMEICRQVTDADQIDGIFASVGGGGLAAGIAAYMKRVAKPSVRIYGVETVDGDAMDRSLKAGKRVLLDEVGPFADGTAVRLVGEEPFRVCKNFLDGIVLVNNDEICAAIKDVFEETRSVPEPSGALSLAGLKAHIIRNNLQGAGKRFVAVISGGNMNFGRLRFVAERADVGERREVLMSVRVPEKPGSFLKFHSLLGSRAVTEFSYRHSNDSTGYIICSFLLSSSSSSSSGPSPEARAKEIHEMVESFKKHGIEAVDLSEDEFAKSHVRHLVGGRSAVEHERIFRFEFPERPGALGNFLKGMKVEWNISMFHYRNHGADVGKVLIGVQVPSQDNPAFDEFLETLGYPYVEETQNEVYTMFLRS